The genomic segment CGTAAAGGTATTTATTTCGTCGGATGGAATGACAGTACCAAACGTATGCGGCGTCAGATCTGGACGCAAGGTGAGGAACGCGACCATCGCCACTGGATACCTATGTATGATGATCCCAACGATAAAGTGATTCACGAGACCTCGATCACGTTTGATAAAGCGTACCGTGTCATTGCTAACGGTAAACTGCAAAAAGAAAAAGACAACAAAGACGGTACCAAGAGTTGGTCGTATGCCATGAGCCTACCGCATGCGCCGTATCTGCTGATGCTGGCGATCGGACAATATGAAGTTAAAAACCTCAAATCCAAAAGCGGCGTTCCGATTCAGTTGTGGTATTATCCCGATCAGGCCGATCGTATCGAACCGACGTACCGCCATACCGTTACGGCGATGGATTTTCTAGAAAAAGAAATCGGCATCCCTTATCCGTGGGGTGTTTTTGCCAATATACCCGTTGCCGACTTCGTGACGGGCGCGATGGAAAATACGACGGCTGTTTTATTCGGTGACTTTTGGTATGTAGACCGCCGTGCTTTTAATGATGATAACTATGTGGATACCGATTTTCATGAACAGGCGCATCAGTGGTTTGGCGATATGATCACGATGTATGACTGGAAACATCTCTGGCTGCAGGAAAGTTTTGCGACGTACTACGGCAAACTCGGTATGTATCATGTGTACGGCGAAGACATGTATCAGTGGAAACGCCGTGAAGAACAAAATCAGGCAATCAATGCATCGGAAAACAATCGTCTTCCGATCACGCATACGCAAGCCGGCACGGCACGCTTTTATCCTAAAGGGTCGGCCGTCATAGATATGATGAATCATGTCTGGGGTCGTGATGCCGTACGTCGCGCTGTATATCATTTTTTGAGTCACAACCGTTATAAAAATGTGGAAACCTACGACCTGATGCGTTCGTTTATGGATACGCTGGGCGTCGCACCGCAGTGGTTTTTTGATCAATGGATTTATCGCGGCGGTGAACCGCATTACAAAATCAGTTATCTTGATCTGCGCCGTACTTCGGGCCGTCAGACGGAAATCACCGTGCAACAAACGCATAAGACCGATGAGCTGACGGGGCTTTTTAAAATGCCGATTGATTTTGAGGTACACTATGCTGACGGTACCAAAGATAGCGTGCGTGAATGGATCGAAAACACGGTGACCACCGTGGTGGTTCCCAATACCCATGATAAAGAGATCGCCTTTGTGCTTTTTGATCCGGGCAGTTGGGTCACCAAGTCCTATGAATTTGAAAAACATTTTGATGAACTGGCGGCACAGGCACTACAGGCGCCTAATATGATCGATCGTTACGATGCGCTTGTCATGCTGCGTGCGTACGACCTGCCGTCCAAACGCGAACTCCTGATACGCGTTTACGATAAAGAAACATTTCACGCGCTCAAAGCCGAAGTCGCCGAACAACTGGTCCATGATGAAGATGAAGCCGGCAGGGCTATTATTCGTCGCGCGATCACCGATACTTGGCCGGAAGTGCGTAAGGCGGTGATCAATAATGTCGGCCGCATTCCGCAAACCATGCTGCCCGATTTCGAAAAACTATTGTCGGACAGTTCGTACAACGTCGTACGTGTTGCGCTGGCACGCCTGATCAATCAATATCCGGTCCATGCCGATCGTTATCTGGATATGACCAAAGATCAATACGGATTATCCAATGAAATCAAAATGGATTGGCTGGAGCAAAAAGTCAATCGCGGTGATAAAGATGCGTTGATGCAGATCGTGGACTACAGCAGCAACGCATACGAATTTGGTACACGGCGCAATGCGATGAGTGCGCTCAAGCGGCTCAATTATTTAGACGATAAAGTCATCGGAAATCTTTTGGATGCTGCGCTCAATGCCAATGAATCGCTGAGTAACCGTGCGAAAAATATTTTGGATTATTTTACGGATCAGAGTCCGTATCGTCGCCGCATCCAAGCCTACTACCGTTCACATACATGGGAAGACTGGCAAAAGGATATTTTACAAGCGTTGTTGTAAATGTGATCATTGGCTCGGTATGGTGAATGATGAAATCAGGAATGAGTAAATTTAAAAACGTAAATAAGGAATGAGATTCTTCCTATGACCGATCAACTGAATGCCTGGCTTTTGGCTGCCGGCGGATTTCAAACCATTTTCTTGTCTGTTCTCTTGATGCGCCGAACGACAGATCGTGCTAAACCGTGGCTTGTTTTACTTATGGCAGCACTGGCAGTCCAGATTTTTTCAAAAGCCGCAGCAAAGAGCTGGATGATGCATCATGCGACTAGTTTATACCAATTCTCATATTTGTTACCGTGGTGGGTTCCGATTTTTCTTTACGGATATGTACGGGTCGCGATGGGAGAACCTGCTTGGAGGAAATTTGATTCGCTCTTCCTTGTTTTTCCCATTGCCGGATTCTGGCTCTCATGGATGGGTTTGCGATGGGGCTACGACCTGCTTTCGAGCGTATGGATCGCAGGATCGATTCAGATCGTACATTTGGGTGTCCTGACTTGGAAAATGCTTCAACTTGTCAGGGAAAAGAACGCCGAACGGTTTGTACGTCGCTTTGTGATTGCTATTGTAGCGGCGGAACTTCTAATAATCTTCGCCCTTCATGCCGCGACATTTTTCTTTTTGGACTCGCCCGTGATTCGACTGTTCTTTCTGTCGTTGAGTGTCTTTGTTTACTGGGCTACATTTGAAGCGCTTCGACATCGAACTGAGTCCGTACAGCCGAGTGATAAATATGCTCATTCCGGTCTGTCGGAAGCGGATGTGGGGACATTGTATGGTCGGATCCATTCCTCCATGTTGTCCCATAAACTGTTCTTGGAGCCTGATCTGACCATCGATCGTTTGGCGTCTGTCGTCAACCTTCCTCGTCACCATATTTCACAGGCTATTAATTCTGTCGAAAAAAGAAATTTTTATGAATTTGTTCAACAATTTCGTGTCGCGGAGGCCGTTCGACTCCTGCGGAGCCCTGAACACGATCATCTGACGATTGCCGCGATTGCCTACGAATCCGGATTCAATTCACTCTCAAGTTTCAACGACGCTTTCAAAAAAATCGTAAAAACCACACCTTCCGCATTCCGCCGGGACAGAAACACGCTTGTAATTACTACCTATACCTTCGATGCTGCTTAAATCGTACAAATTTTTACCTTGATATTCTCCCGAACTTATCGGGACGGATGAATTATAGCGTTTGATGACGTATCCTTATATTAGAAACAATGAAGAAAGGATATATGTTCATGAAACGGATTGTGGCAATTTGGATGTTTCTCTATAATGGGTTTGGAGTGTGTCAAGATAAGCCATTTGTTTTTCGTCCGCCGAACACGACAGGGATTGTTGTCAAGGCGGATATTTTATTTAGTCAGGCGGACGGCAAGGAGCTTTTTTTTGATCTCTATCAGCCGCGGGAGTCACGGAATAGGCCGATTCTGATCTTCCTCAACATGGTAGGCGGCCCGCAACGAACATGGGGAATCTACAAAGGATGGGGAATAGCCGCGGCCGCGGACGGGTTGGCGGCAATCAACTTTGACACCCGTTCCGATCGTGCGGAGGAGGTTTTTGACTCCCTGATCGAATATTTGAGAAAGAACGGACAATCGCTCGGAGTAGATCCCGATCGGATTGCTGTGTACGCAGCTTCAGCTAATATGAATCGAGGGATGAGACTAATGATGGATTCGGCTCGCACATATCTGAAGGCGGGTTTGGCTTTTTACGGGAATTCTGAAATTAACTCCTTTCGTATGGATCTGCCTATACTGGTGATTCGATCAGGTTTAGACAATGTTTTGACGAATTCCGCAGTTGACTTTCTGTTTAAAAAAGCCATTCACGCAAATGCTCCCTGGAGTCTGATCAACTACTCAGGCGGACACCATGGGTTTGAAGTGGAGGATCCGAACGATTACTCTGTTTACTTGATTCGAACAGTTCTTCAATTTGCAAAAAATCATTTGGAAAATCCAAAACTTCATGAATCGGGTCTCGGTGAACTTGTAACTCCACTTGCTAAACTTCTTAGAGCAGCGTCAGATTCTGTGCGAGCTACACCGCAAAAGGGGGCGGCGTGGCAAAAGTTGGCAGTTTATCAAGTTCGTTCCGGTCAATACGCGGAGTGTTTGGCGTCGTACCGAGAGGCCATTCGCCTGGGATCCTCAAATTACGGTGATATGGGACTCAAAGCTCTGGAAGCGGCGGCCATGGCGGGAAACACTGAGGAAGCGATTCTGTGGACGAGTCGCCTTCAGGAAGTGGGCTGGATTGCAAACTGGAATATCCTCGAAATTCCGCAATACTCTTCCCTGCAAAAGAATTCAGACTACGTGGCTGCCTATGATAAACTTCGGCAAAGATCAAATCGATTTTTATTGCTTCATGTTTTTTCAGAATTCGGTGTCGATTCAGCGCGGGTCGTCTTGGCCCGAGATATATCGCTTTATCCGAAGATCGCTCCCTATTCGGAATTTTCATTGAACTGGATAGGATACCAGCTTTTGAATCGTCAAAAAACAAAAGAAGCGCTCGACGTTTTCAACTGGATGCTGCGGGAGTATTCTCCATCTCTTTACGGCATGGATGGTCTTGCCGATACGTATGAGGCAATGCAGGATCGAAAGAATTCCGAATTATGGACCAAGAAATGTCTGGACGCGCTGAAATCAAGTAACCTTTCGGAATCGGCCATCAATGGTTTTCGCAAGAGTGCGGAAGATCGCTTACAGAGATTAAAAAAGTGAAACGAAATATGAAAAAAAGTTATAAATATGTTTGCCTGATGCTGTTTGTTGCCTTGCAGTCTTGCGAGACTGATCCCAATCGAGTATTGAGCAAGCTCGGAATTCCTACCCCTCGGCTCATTAGGATTCAGGGAGGAAAATATGAAATGGGGTCGGACAGCCTTGCCGAAGCTTCACCCGTACATCGTGCAGCTGTGAATGAATTCTGGATGGGGGAGACGGAAGTGACGGTTGAGCAATTTCAGGCCTTCGTAGCGGAGACGGGATATATCACAGAACCCGAAACCCTTGGCGGCGGTTGGATTCGCGATTCAGCCGGCTTTACGAAGAAATCTGACGCGTCGTGGAAAAATCCTTACTTTGCGCTGGTCAATGCTCAGCCGGTTGTTTTCGTCACCCGCCGGGATGCGGAGGCCTATTGTATTTGGTTGAGCCGGCGATCCGGATTAGCGATCCATTTGCCCTCGGAGGTTAAATGGGAATATGCGTGTCGTGGAGGGCAGAGGATAGAGTTTGTCAATGGTTGGACGGCAGAAAATAGCGGGATGCGAATTCATGACGTGGCTCAGAAAGCGCCCAATCATTTCGGGTTGTATGATATTCAGGGCAATGTTTGGGAATGGACAGCCGATGATTATGCCAATTACACGAAGGAGAGTGTGGCCGATTCCGCCCGGCGAAATGATGGCTCGCGCGGCGCTGTGATGCGAGGCGGGAGTTATGCGTTTCCGGTATCATTCGCATCCGTTTTTTTCAGGCAGCCTGGCCACGGCGCAATTGCACGAGCTCAAGACCTTGGCTTTCGGGTCGTTATTTCTCCTGAGTGAATTTCCAAAAAAAACACTATGAGTTTTATAGCGCGTGATTGTATAAAACAGCCCGAATGCGGGTAACATTAGCTCGAAAAGCAATCAACTCGTAGTTAACCTTGATATAGGTATACATAAGAATGTAATTATCGATCATAACAAACCGATCTGCAGCAACTACGCCGTAGAAGTGTTTACGCTTTCAAATTCTGTGAGATGATGCGCGCGGCGCCGTGGCGCACGTAGCCCACGCAAAGCGCCAAAGGCGCTGCGGAGGCCGACAGCCCGAAGCCAGCCCGACCCGACACGCCACAGGCGTGACGGGGCACGCCCAAGTGATCGGTCGTCGTATCGGTGTGTTTTTAGTAGAAATTCTCGTGCTATCGTATTAGATTGCGCCGCATTTGTAAAACAGCGGTGTCATGGCTAAAACCAAATCTTATTTTGTCTGCCAATCGTGCGGCTACAAGTCCAGCAAATCGCTCGGACGCTGTCCGGAGTGTATGACGTGGAATTCGATGGTCGAAGAACAATCGGCTACGGAATCGTCCTCGGCACGCACGCCGGATAATATACTCAAGCAGTTCGGCGCGGTGGACGCTTCGACGTATGCGGATTTTTCGGAAACGCCGCAAACGCTGGATCGCATCGAAGTGCGACCGGATCACCGCTTAGTTTCCGGTATCACCGAACTGGACCGCGTGCTGGGCGGCGGTATCGTCAAAGGGTCGCTTGTTTTGGTCGGTGGCGAACCGGGTATCGGCAAGTCCACGTTGCTTTTGCAGATGGCGGCCTATCAACGCGCCAAAACGCTGTACGTCTCCGGCGAAGAATCCGTGCAGCAAATCAAATCGCGTGCCGAACGCATCCAGGCTCCGCACGGCGGCATGCTGGTCGTCGCGGAAACCAATCTTCATAAAATCCTGCAGCATATTTTGCAAACCAAACCGCAGGTCGTCGTGATTGACTCCATCCAGACGCTGTACCGCGATGAAATGGAAAGCGCACCGGGCAGTGTCGGGCAAGTGCGCGAATGTACGGCCATCCTGATGCATCTAGCCAAAACGCACGGCATTTCGATATTCCTCGTCGGCCACGTGACCAAAGACGGTATGATCGCCGGCCCTAAAGTTTTGGAACATATCGTAGATACCGTGTTGCAGTTTGAAGGCGATACCAATCATCTTTTTCGCATTTTGCGCGCCGTAAAAAATCGTTTTGGTTCAACCAACGAAATCGGAATTTTTGAAATGCGGCAGGAAGGTTTGGCCGAAGTAGCCAACCCATCGGAATTATTTTTATCGGAACGCTACCTCCATCATTCCGGTTCCGTCGTAACGCCGGTCGTCGAAGGTTCGCGCGTGCTTTTGGTCGAAGTGCAGGCGCTGGCCAGCGTGACCAACTACGGCATGCCGCAGCGCACGACATCGGGCTTTGATCTACGCCGCCTGCAACTGCTGA from the bacterium genome contains:
- a CDS encoding helix-turn-helix transcriptional regulator; translation: MTDQLNAWLLAAGGFQTIFLSVLLMRRTTDRAKPWLVLLMAALAVQIFSKAAAKSWMMHHATSLYQFSYLLPWWVPIFLYGYVRVAMGEPAWRKFDSLFLVFPIAGFWLSWMGLRWGYDLLSSVWIAGSIQIVHLGVLTWKMLQLVREKNAERFVRRFVIAIVAAELLIIFALHAATFFFLDSPVIRLFFLSLSVFVYWATFEALRHRTESVQPSDKYAHSGLSEADVGTLYGRIHSSMLSHKLFLEPDLTIDRLASVVNLPRHHISQAINSVEKRNFYEFVQQFRVAEAVRLLRSPEHDHLTIAAIAYESGFNSLSSFNDAFKKIVKTTPSAFRRDRNTLVITTYTFDAA
- a CDS encoding dienelactone hydrolase family protein, with protein sequence MKRIVAIWMFLYNGFGVCQDKPFVFRPPNTTGIVVKADILFSQADGKELFFDLYQPRESRNRPILIFLNMVGGPQRTWGIYKGWGIAAAADGLAAINFDTRSDRAEEVFDSLIEYLRKNGQSLGVDPDRIAVYAASANMNRGMRLMMDSARTYLKAGLAFYGNSEINSFRMDLPILVIRSGLDNVLTNSAVDFLFKKAIHANAPWSLINYSGGHHGFEVEDPNDYSVYLIRTVLQFAKNHLENPKLHESGLGELVTPLAKLLRAASDSVRATPQKGAAWQKLAVYQVRSGQYAECLASYREAIRLGSSNYGDMGLKALEAAAMAGNTEEAILWTSRLQEVGWIANWNILEIPQYSSLQKNSDYVAAYDKLRQRSNRFLLLHVFSEFGVDSARVVLARDISLYPKIAPYSEFSLNWIGYQLLNRQKTKEALDVFNWMLREYSPSLYGMDGLADTYEAMQDRKNSELWTKKCLDALKSSNLSESAINGFRKSAEDRLQRLKK
- a CDS encoding SUMF1/EgtB/PvdO family nonheme iron enzyme; translation: MGSDSLAEASPVHRAAVNEFWMGETEVTVEQFQAFVAETGYITEPETLGGGWIRDSAGFTKKSDASWKNPYFALVNAQPVVFVTRRDAEAYCIWLSRRSGLAIHLPSEVKWEYACRGGQRIEFVNGWTAENSGMRIHDVAQKAPNHFGLYDIQGNVWEWTADDYANYTKESVADSARRNDGSRGAVMRGGSYAFPVSFASVFFRQPGHGAIARAQDLGFRVVISPE
- the radA gene encoding DNA repair protein RadA; translation: MAKTKSYFVCQSCGYKSSKSLGRCPECMTWNSMVEEQSATESSSARTPDNILKQFGAVDASTYADFSETPQTLDRIEVRPDHRLVSGITELDRVLGGGIVKGSLVLVGGEPGIGKSTLLLQMAAYQRAKTLYVSGEESVQQIKSRAERIQAPHGGMLVVAETNLHKILQHILQTKPQVVVIDSIQTLYRDEMESAPGSVGQVRECTAILMHLAKTHGISIFLVGHVTKDGMIAGPKVLEHIVDTVLQFEGDTNHLFRILRAVKNRFGSTNEIGIFEMRQEGLAEVANPSELFLSERYLHHSGSVVTPVVEGSRVLLVEVQALASVTNYGMPQRTTSGFDLRRLQLLIAVLEKRARIPLGQYDVFLNIAGGLKTDEPAIDLAVALAVASSHRDFVVDPYTAVIGEIGLGGEVRAVSFAERRVREALKLGFETVILPKSNMKDVSFVSGVNLIGIRRIEEVLDAVTAHTGRTES